In the genome of Microcoleus vaginatus PCC 9802, the window TATATCCCGGTAATCCTTGACATTCCATCCGAGAAGCAACATTAACAGTATCTCCCCACAAGTCATAGATAAATTTTTTAGTGCCAATTACGCCAGCAACTACGGGTCCTGTATGAATGCCAATCCGAATTTGAAATGGTTCGCCTCTGTCAGTTTGAAAATCAGCGATCGCTTCCTGCATATCCAAAGCCATATTGGCGATCGCTTCTACATGATCTGCCCTCGGCACAGGCAACCCCCCCGCTACCATATAAGCATCTCCAATTGTTTTAATTTTTTCCAAACCGTGTTTTTCAGTTAGTTGGTCAAACCTGGAAAAAATCTCGTTCAGTACATTTACCAATTCTAGAGGTAACATTCTAGCAGCAATAGATGTAAAATCGACAATATCGGCAAAAAGAACTGTTGCTGAATCAAACCTCTGAGCAGGAGAACCCTCGCCCTTTTTCAAATTTTCAACAATCGCTGCTGGTAAAATATTCAGCAATAAATGATCGGACTTGGTTTGAGCAAGCCGTAAAGCTACCTCCACCCCTTGTCGGTCTTTAATTTCGTTTTGCAAACGTTCGACAAGTTCTTTGAATTGCTTCGTTTGCTCTTGAAGTAACTGTTGTTGACTTTGAATGGTTAACTGATTTGCCACTCGTGCCAATACTTCTTTAGCGTGAAAAGGTTTAGTAATATAGTCAACTCCTCCCACATCAAAGGCTTTCACCTTATCTAAAACGTCATCTAAGGCGCTTAAGAAAATCACGGGAATGGAACTGGTTTTTGGTGAAGCTTTCAACTTTTCACATACCTCATATCCATTCATGTCTGGCATCATCACGTCCAGCAAAATTAGAGTCGGCGGAAACTCCAGCACTGTCGCGATCGCCCTTTGCCCGTTCAGCACTTTACGAACCTGATACCCTTGTTCGGTCAAGATTGTAGATAAAAGCCGGACGTTATCGGGCTTATCATCAACTACTAAAATGTTGGCTTGAATGGTAGGATATTGATTGCTGTCCATGCGAGGGCTCACGGTAGTTTTTTAAGCTCAAAGATATTAACACTTAATAATTCGCTCTCCCTCCAAACGAAACAGTATAAATTTTGATTTTCTCTCCTACAAAGAGAGGGCAGGGAGAGGTTGGGGGGGGCAAAAGTTAAGTCTTTTTTAAATAGGAGATGCCCCTAAGTAGAGATTAGTTGGAAACTGGTACTCTAATCATCATAAGTGCTGATTGCGCTAGCTCTATAATATCGTCAAACAGGAAATCGTCCACTAAAGTAGTTAAAACTTGTGCGGCTACAGCAAATTCTCTAGGCAATTCCTCAATCAACTTAAGAATTTTATCGTCGCAACATTCATGAGCAGCATGAGATATCTTCTCCACCCACTCAGGAGGCATTTGACCGAGTTGTAACTCAACAGATTGATTGCTAGTCACGCCGCTAATTTCGCTTTCATTTTCTAGTGGTGCCTCCACAGATTCCTCGTAAAGGTAGCGCACTCCTAAAAGTTCTTCCATCTTCGCAAATAATATCTTTGCCTCGAAGGGTTTACGCATGAAATCATCGCAGCCTGCTCCTAAAATAGTTTGTCGTTCCTCTTCAAAAGCGCTAGCAGTAAGAGCAACTATTACAGTTTGTTTTCCGAGAGGATGAGCTTTAATTTTTCTGGTGGCTTCATAGCCATCCATGACAGGCATCTGCATATCCATCCAGATCAGGTGCGGTTGCCAATCCTCCCATACAGCAATCGCTTCTTGACCATCTCTAGCTTCTCGCACGAGGATGCCTAGTGGTGACAATAATCTGTCTATGACTAGGCAGTTATCGGCGCGATCGTCAACAACCAAAATCCGGTATTCTGGTTGATTCGGCGCTAAACTAATTACTTTTTTCTGCGGTTTAAGGATTTTAATCTCGCTTGGAGCGGCAAGACTGATTTGAATATCAAATGCAAACTTACTTCCCAACTCTGGTGTACTGCTGACAGTAATATCTCCTCCCATCATTTGTACAAATTTGCGGCTAATTGGTAAACCTAATCCAGTCCCCTGTTGAGATTTTTGACCTGTTTTTGTTTGCTCAAAGGGTTCAAATAACTTATTCATTTCTTCTGCGGCAATGCCAAGGCCCGTATCTTCAATTTCAAACTGAAGGCGTAACACTTCCGGGTGAAGGTCATGCGCGTCTACACAATCACAGTGTGCCAAGCTTTCGGACTGATTAAAACCAGTGCACCATCCGGGTTTTCTTTGTATAGCTGCGGTTTCAACGGCTAAGCTTTCGGAATGTTCACAACCCGCGCCGACAAGTTTTGTTTGTGTGTCCGAAAACTCTGCGGTTTCAGCCCCCAAACTTTTTTCTACCTTCTTTTTCACTCGCAAAGTAACGCTACCCATCTCTGTAAACTTGATCGCATTTCCTACAAGATTAATCAAAATTTGCCGCAACTTACCTTCATCTCCACTAACAAAGTCCGGTACACCGTCACCCACTTCAAGATTTAGCTGCAATTTCTTAGATTTAGCTTTTAATCGAAACATTTCTTCTAAGGTTTTTAGCAAGCGCATTAAATTAAAACTGCTTTCATTAAGCTGACTTCGGCCGGCTTCAATTTTGGACATTTCCAAAATGTCATTAATCAGGGCAAGCAAGTGTTCACCGGCGCGATTAATAATTTCTAGGTGCTGTAGGTGTTGATTGTTGAGAGATGAATCGCGCACCATCACCTGACTAAATCCGAGAATGGCATTCAGGGGAGTCCGCAGTTCGTGGCTCATAGAAGAAAGGAATTCGCTCTTGGCGCGGTTAGCTGTATCAGCAGCTACGACAGCTTTTTGTAATGCTGTTTCTGCTAATTTGCGTTCCGCAAGTTCTGTTTTAGCTTGTTCAAAAAGGGTGGATTGCTGAATAGCAATTGTTAGCTGCACGGAAATTTGCTGGAGAGATTCTATCTCAGAAGAGTTCC includes:
- a CDS encoding response regulator; translated protein: MDSNQYPTIQANILVVDDKPDNVRLLSTILTEQGYQVRKVLNGQRAIATVLEFPPTLILLDVMMPDMNGYEVCEKLKASPKTSSIPVIFLSALDDVLDKVKAFDVGGVDYITKPFHAKEVLARVANQLTIQSQQQLLQEQTKQFKELVERLQNEIKDRQGVEVALRLAQTKSDHLLLNILPAAIVENLKKGEGSPAQRFDSATVLFADIVDFTSIAARMLPLELVNVLNEIFSRFDQLTEKHGLEKIKTIGDAYMVAGGLPVPRADHVEAIANMALDMQEAIADFQTDRGEPFQIRIGIHTGPVVAGVIGTKKFIYDLWGDTVNVASRMECQGLPGYIQVTTAIYELLKERYLFEERGAITIKGKGEMSAYWLKGKKDNSAV